Genomic window (Penaeus vannamei isolate JL-2024 chromosome 7, ASM4276789v1, whole genome shotgun sequence):
gtgtgtgcgtgcgtgtgtgtgtgtgtgcgtgcgtgcgtgcgtgcgtgcgtgcgtgtgtgtgcgtgtgtgtgtgtgtgtgtgtgtgtgtgtgcgtgcgtgcgtgcgtgcgtgtgtgtgtgcgtgcgtgcgtgcgtgtgcgtgcacgtgtgtgcatgtgcgcatgtgtgcttgtgtacttgtgtgcatgtgtatgcgtatacgtgtgtacgtttgtacgtgtgtgtgtaattttatacatatatatgtatatatatacatacatacatacatacatatatatatacatatatatacatatatatatacatatacatatatatacatatatatatacatatatacatatatatatatacatatatacatatatatacatatatatacatatatatatacatatatatacatatatatacatatatatatacatatatatatatacatatatatatatacatatatatatacatatacatatacatatatatatatatatatgcatatatatatacatagacatatgaatatgtataaacatatatatatcatatatatacattatatatacatatatatatacatatatatacatatatatatacatatatatacatatatatatacatatataatatatacatatatatacatatacatatatatacatatatatacatatacatatatatacatatatatacatatacatatatatacatatatatacatatacatatatatacatatatatatacatatatacatatacatatatacatatacatatacatatatacatatatatacatatatatatacatatatatacatatacatatatacatacatatatatacatatatatacatatacatatatatacataaacatatatatatacatatatatacatacatatatatatacatatatatatatccaaatatatacatgcatatatatatatccaaatatataatatatatatacatatatatatatatacatatatatatatgtatacacaaatatatacatatgtatacaaatatatacatatatatacatatatatacatacatatacaaatatatacatatatatacaaatatatcatatataacacacacacacacacacacacacacacacacacacacacacacacacacacacatatatatatatatacatatatatacatatatatatacaaatatatacaaatatacacatatatatacatatatatacaaatatatacatatatatacatatatatacataaatatacatatatatacaaatatatatatatatatatatatatatatatatatatatatatatcatatatgaacatacaaatatatatacacatatattatatatatatatatatatatatatatatatatatatatatatatatatatatacacacacacacacacacacacacacacacacacacacacacacacacacacacacacacacacacatatatatatatatatatatatatatatatatacatatatatacatatatatatacatatatatatacatatatatatacatatatatacatataatatatatatatacatataatatatatatacatataatatatatatacatataatatatatatacatatataatatatatatataatatatatatatataatatatatatatacatataatatatatacatataatatatatacacatataatatatatatacatataatatatatatatacatataatatatacatatacatataatatatacatatacatataatatatacatatacatataatatatacatatacatataatatatacatatacatataatatatatatacatataatatatatatacatataatatatatatacatataatatatatatacatataatatatatacatataatatatatacatataatatatatatacatataatatatatatacacataatatatatatacacatacatatatatacatgatatatatatacacatacatatatatacatatatatacatatatatacatatatatatacatatatatacatatatacatatatatatacatatatatacatatatatatacatatacatatatatatatatatatatatatatatatatatatatatatatgagtgtgtatttgtatgtgtaatcatatatgtgtatgtgtgtgtatgtatgtatgtatgtatgtatgtatgtatgtatgtatgtatgtatgaatgaatgaatgaatgtacgcatgcatgcacgtatgcatgtgtgtatgcatgtatgcatgtttgcatgtatgagtgtatgtatgtacgtatgtacatttatgtatgtgtgtaattatgtatgtatctacatgtatctctgaatgatatatgtatatatgagcgaAGGTCATCATTTGTTTTACAACTTTTCCATTCAATTTTGTCAATACATGCAAACCTTGCGTCCACTCCCCATCTCTAACGAATATACATGTTACCCGCGCCTTGACACACGAGAACACAGGGCTTGCAAACCGAGCGTCCTCGTCCGACATACGGTGCACACAATCTACTTATTTCCTCCATCCTCGCCGAGCGCAACACACCAGGAGTCCACGAGTGTCAGTAAAAATCCCGCCTTGATTCCATTTCTTGCGGCGGCACGACACGGCGCGATGTCTAAGCAAAGTCCGGCTGCAGCATGACTCATCTAGGTGCGGTTTTGACCCTCGGCTAAAATTACGACTGTGGTTAACGTCCTTATACGTTCATCAGAATTTGGGTGACGCCTAGGCATCACTCTTCAGCGGGCTTGACAAAATGTAGACTACGCACCACAGACCCCCTCTAATGAACATTTATCTCCTCCTCATAATTTCTTTGACATCCCGTATCTTAGCCCATCCCTCGGGACGCTCACAAATATCATAACTCAAAAACTATTAATTCGGAAACGTACAGTACTGTACAGTACTTAGTATCATTACCAGGACATGTTACGAAGATATGCTGTAAATCTACCAGAAAACACGATAAGGTTAAGGGAAATGTATTGAAAATTCAGAACTTTTagtaaattatatacataataaaaataaaattcatgCAGATTAGTGAGAAATATCTCAAAATGGGACTTCTCCAAACACACACGCGAAGACAGCAGAGGGAAACCAGTTAAGCAATAAGCCCAAGGTGAGGCAACCTGAGGACCCTCGCAAAGTAATGTTCAGAGGAGTCTAGACTCAAACCAATCCGAGAAGAACCTCGCGTGTGAGCCGCAGGACGCAAGGAGTGCCAGGGCGGGCAAGGGAAGGACCCCACACCGCGCCATGACGAGTCCCGATGAAGGAATTCCTTTCTTCAAAGAGAAGTCATGATGGTGCATTTGTCACGCTCGGACCTGGCCTGCACGTGGGAACCAGCACCCGGAAGCAAACGCCAGCGCCTCTGGGGACAAGCAGGCAACAAGAGATAAAATACGCTGAAACAAATGTGGGGCCCAAGAGAAGAGGCATCGATGAACGCTGCGAGGGACTGAATGAACACATAAATGAACAGCAGCTGGATGGTGACGAGTGGGCGGCGAGGCTGTGGCGCGGCCGCACACAGCCCGGCTAAACGGAGTCGAGACTCGTCACTCTCAAGGGCCTTGTTGAGAGCTTCAAGTCTTGCAGtggagcgaggcagagagagagagggagggagggagggacagagcaaAGCTACTTGCTTGTCagtatgtaaaaaataaaaacaagaaaatcataCTTAAGAAATCAGCCCTTTATGTCAGCATATAAAATCAAAACAGTTAACAAAACCATAAAAGGTTTAGTTCAATATACAGGCTTGCAACACAGTTAACATTACCCGATTGCAGGCCACGGTCATCTGTTTACCTTTCGCATTTGGctttcttatatatttaaatCAGAACGAAGTTTAGTTCTGAGCTGAGGCCTTTCGGGAATATGACTGAATGATTGCCCCTTCACATCTCTTCTttgctccctcctcttttccttatttattatcgcatcctataaataaacaaacacaaataagcacacactaCCGCATATGCTCGCACACcgacacgtacgcatacacacacacacacacacacacacacacacacacacacacacacacacacacacacacacacacacacacacacacacacacacacacacacacacacacacacacacacacactaataaacttACTTCTCCGATCATTCATTTACTCGCCCACTCACGCACCCCAATATATTACCAACAAACACATACGTGTCAAGAGACAAGTACAAAAACAGAGGACTTTGACACTCGTCGGTTTTATGTGACAGACTGTAATTTTACCGGCATGCAATCACAGCGAGAGAATTTAAAACGAGGTTGGCGTAACACGCTTCATTTCCGGCCGGGTGACCGAAACACGCACACGCCGTCACAGACTCACGCGCACAGGACACGAGCTCTCTGACGACCTACCACGACTATTCGACCAGGCGCTGTCAGCccctatcaccaccacgaccTGCCACGACTATTCGACCAGGCGCTGTcagcccccatcaccaccacgaccttcCACGACTATTCGACCAGGCGCTGTcagcccccatcaccaccacgtcCAGCCACGATTATTCGATCAGGCGATGTcagcccccatcaccaccacgactatTCGACCAGGCGCTGTCAGCccctatcaccaccacgaccTTCCACGACTATTCGACCAGGCGCTGTAGCTCCCATCACCACCAGGACCTGCCACGACTATTCGACCAGGCACTGTCAGCCCTCATCACCACCAGGACCTGCCACGACTATTAGACCAGGCGCTGTCTGCCCCTATCACCACCACGACTATTCGACCAGGCGCTGTCAGCccctatcaccaccacgaccTTCCACGACTATTCGACCAGGCGCTGTAGCTCCCATCACCACCAGGACCTGCCACGACTATTCGACCAGGCACTGTcagccctcatcaccaccacgacctgCCACGACTATTAGACCAGGCGCTGTCTGCCCCTATCACCACCACGACTATTCGACCAGGCGCTGTCAGCccctatcaccaccacgaccTTCCACGACTATTCGACCAGGCGCTGTAGCTCCCATCACCACCAGGACCTGCCACGACTATTCGACCAGGCACTGTcagccctcatcaccaccacgacctgCCACGACTATTAGACCAGGCGCTGTCTGCCCCTATCACCACCACGACTATTCGACCAGGCGCTGTcagcccccatcaccaccacgtcCAGCCACGATTATTCGATCAGGCGATGTcagcccccatcaccaccacgactatTCGACCAGGCGCTGTCAGCccctatcaccaccacgaccTGCCACGACTATTAGACCAGGCGCTGTCTGCCCCTATCACCACCACGACTATTCGACCAGGCGCTGTcagccctcatcaccaccacgtcCAGCCACGATTATTCGATCAGGCGATGTcagcccccatcaccaccacgactatTCGACCAGGCGCTGTCAGCccctatcaccaccacgaccTTCCACGACTATTCGACCAGGCGCTGTAGCTCCCATCACCACCAGGACCTGCCACGACTATTCGACCAGGCACTGTcagccctcatcaccaccacgacctgCCACGACTATTAGACCAGGCGCTGTCTGCCCCTATCACCACCACGACTATTCGACCAGGCGCTGTcagcccccatcaccaccacgtcCAGCCACGATTATTCGATCAGGCGATGTcagcccccatcaccaccacgactatTCGACCAGGCGCTGTCAGCccctatcaccaccacgaccTTCCACGACTATTCGACCAGGCGCTGTAGCTCCCATCACCACCAGGACCTGCCACGACTATTCGACCAGGCGCTGTcagccctcatcaccaccacgacctgCCACGACTATTAGACCAGGCGCTGTCTGCCCCTATCACCACCACGACTATTCGACCAGGCGCTGTCAGCccctatcaccaccacgaccTTCCACGACTATTCGACCAGGCGCTGTAGCTCCCATCACCACCAGGACCTGCCACGACTATTCGACCAGGCACTGTcagccctcatcaccaccacgacctgCCACGACTATTAGACCAGGCGCTGTCTGCCCCTATCACCACCACGACTATTCGACCAGGCGCTGTCAGCccctatcaccaccacgaccTTCCACGACTATTCGACCAGGCGCTGTAGCTCCCATCACCACCAGGACCTGCCACGACTATTCGACCAGGCACTGTcagccctcatcaccaccacgacctgCCACGACTATTAGACCAGGCGCTGTCTGCCCCTATCACCACCACGACTATTCGACCAGGCGCTGTCAGCCCTCATCACCACCAAGACCTTCCACGACTATTAGACCAGGCGCTGTAGctcccatcaccaccacgaccttcCACGACTATTAGACCAGGCGCTATAACTCCCATCGCCACCTTGACCTGTCATGACTATTCGACCAGGCGC
Coding sequences:
- the LOC138862158 gene encoding proteoglycan 4-like, whose product is MQSQRENLKRGAVSPYHHHDLPRLFDQALSAPITTTTFHDYSTRRCQPPSPPRPATIIRSGDVSPHHHHDYSTRRCQPLSPPRPSTTIRPGAVAPITTRTCHDYSTRHCQPSSPPGPATTIRPGAVCPYHHHDYSTRRCQPLSPPRPSTTIRPGAVAPITTRTCHDYSTRHCQPSSPPRPATTIRPGAVCPYHHHDYSTRRCQPLSPPRPSTTIRPGAVAPITTRTCHDYSTRHCQPSSPPRPATTIRPGAVCPYHHHDYSTRRCQPPSPPRPATIIRSGDVSPHHHHDYSTRRCQPLSPPRPATTIRPGAVCPYHHHDYSTRRCQPSSPPRPATIIRSGDVSPHHHHDYSTRRCQPLSPPRPSTTIRPGAVAPITTRTCHDYSTRHCQPSSPPRPATTIRPGAVCPYHHHDYSTRRCQPPSPPRPATIIRSGDVSPHHHHDYSTRRCQPLSPPRPSTTIRPGAVAPITTRTCHDYSTRRCQPSSPPRPATTIRPGAVCPYHHHDYSTRRCQPLSPPRPSTTIRPGAVAPITTRTCHDYSTRHCQPSSPPRPATTIRPGAVCPYHHHDYSTRRCQPLSPPRPSTTIRPGAVAPITTRTCHDYSTRHCQPSSPPRPATTIRPGAVCPYHHHDYSTRRCQPSSPPRPSTTIRPGAVAPITTTTFHDY